A genome region from Dickeya chrysanthemi NCPPB 402 includes the following:
- a CDS encoding DNA-3-methyladenine glycosylase I, whose amino-acid sequence MTRCGWVTQDTLYQDYHDNEWGNPCTDSRALFELLCLEGQQAGLSWITVLKKREHYRHCFHGFDPHRVAAMTDDDVNRLVLDPGIIRHRGKIEAIIRNARAWLTMQQQGEDFAAFIWSFVNHQPVINHPTSLTDVPAKTTVSDAMSRALKKRGFTFIGSTICYAFMQAAGLVNDHTTDCCRHPEAS is encoded by the coding sequence ATGACGCGCTGTGGTTGGGTCACGCAGGATACGCTGTATCAGGATTATCACGACAACGAGTGGGGAAACCCCTGCACCGATAGCCGTGCGCTGTTTGAACTGCTTTGTCTGGAAGGCCAGCAAGCCGGGCTGTCGTGGATAACCGTGCTGAAAAAACGCGAGCACTACCGCCATTGTTTCCACGGATTTGATCCGCACCGGGTGGCGGCCATGACCGATGACGATGTGAACCGGCTGGTGCTGGACCCCGGCATCATCCGCCATCGTGGGAAAATTGAGGCCATCATCCGCAATGCCCGCGCCTGGCTGACGATGCAACAACAAGGGGAAGACTTTGCCGCTTTTATCTGGTCCTTCGTCAACCATCAGCCGGTGATCAATCACCCAACGTCGCTGACCGACGTGCCCGCCAAAACAACGGTGTCGGACGCCATGTCCAGGGCGCTGAAAAAACGCGGGTTTACCTTCATCGGTTCCACTATCTGCTATGCCTTTATGCAGGCCGCCGGGCTGGTAAACGACCATACTACCGACTGTTGCCGTCATCCGGAGGCGTCATGA
- the glyS gene encoding glycine--tRNA ligase subunit beta produces MTDKTFLVEIGTEELPPKALRTLAESFAANFTAELDTAGLGYQSVSWFAAPRRLALKVAGLSASQPDREVEKRGPAIAQAFDAEGKATKAAEGWARGCGITVEQAERLTTDKGEWLLFRAQVKGEAAQTLLPGMVSTALAKLPIPKLMRWGDNDTQFVRPVHTVTLLLGDELIPGTVLGIDSGRTLRGHRFMGEPEFTIDNADQYPQILLERGKVLADYDARKAKIKADAEEAARKIGGNADLSDSLLEEVTSLVEWPVVLTAKFEEKFLAVPAEALVYTMKGDQKYFPVYDNAGKLLPNFIFVANIESKDPQQIIAGNEKVVRPRLADAEFFFNTDRKKRLEDHLPRLATVLFQQQLGTLRDKTDRIAALTGWVAGQIGADVEHAKRAGLLSKCDLMTNMVFEFTDTQGVMGMHYARHDGEAEDVAVALNEQYQPRFAGDELPSSAVACALAIADKMDTLAGIFGIGQHPKGDKDPFALRRAALGVLRIIVEKRLPLDLQTLTEEAVRLYGDKLTNANVVDDVIEFMLGRFRAWYQEAGHSVDTIQAVLARRPTRPADFDARVKAVSHFRTLEQAEALAAANKRVSNILAKSTETLNDSVQAALLKEKEEIQLATYVTALTSKLAPWFAEGRYQEALAELAQLRESVDNFFDKVMVNADDAQVRINRLTLLNELRNLFLKVADISVLQ; encoded by the coding sequence ATGACAGACAAGACATTTTTGGTGGAGATCGGCACCGAAGAGCTGCCGCCGAAAGCTTTGCGTACGCTGGCGGAATCTTTCGCCGCCAACTTTACCGCTGAACTGGATACCGCCGGGCTGGGTTATCAGTCGGTCAGCTGGTTTGCCGCGCCGCGTCGTCTGGCGCTGAAAGTCGCCGGTTTGAGTGCATCCCAGCCGGATAGGGAAGTGGAAAAACGTGGCCCGGCCATCGCGCAGGCGTTTGATGCTGAAGGTAAAGCGACCAAAGCGGCCGAAGGTTGGGCGCGTGGTTGCGGTATCACCGTCGAGCAGGCTGAGCGCCTGACTACCGACAAGGGCGAATGGCTGCTGTTCCGCGCGCAGGTGAAAGGTGAGGCGGCACAGACGCTGCTGCCGGGTATGGTCAGTACCGCGCTGGCAAAACTGCCGATCCCGAAACTGATGCGCTGGGGCGATAACGACACCCAGTTTGTGCGCCCGGTACACACCGTGACGCTGCTGCTGGGTGATGAACTGATCCCCGGCACCGTGCTGGGTATCGATTCCGGGCGTACCCTTCGCGGCCACCGCTTTATGGGCGAGCCGGAATTCACCATCGATAACGCCGACCAGTACCCGCAGATTCTGCTGGAACGCGGCAAGGTGCTCGCCGATTACGACGCGCGTAAAGCCAAAATCAAAGCCGACGCCGAAGAGGCGGCGCGCAAGATTGGCGGTAATGCCGATCTGAGCGACAGCCTGCTGGAAGAAGTCACTTCGCTGGTGGAATGGCCGGTGGTGCTGACGGCGAAATTTGAAGAGAAATTCCTGGCGGTGCCGGCAGAAGCGCTGGTGTATACCATGAAAGGCGACCAGAAATACTTCCCGGTTTACGACAATGCCGGCAAGCTGCTGCCGAATTTCATCTTCGTCGCCAACATTGAATCGAAAGACCCGCAGCAGATCATCGCCGGTAACGAGAAGGTGGTGCGCCCGCGTCTGGCCGACGCCGAATTCTTCTTCAATACCGACCGTAAAAAACGCCTGGAAGATCATCTGCCGCGTCTGGCAACCGTGCTGTTTCAGCAGCAACTGGGCACGCTGCGCGATAAGACCGATCGCATCGCGGCACTGACCGGTTGGGTAGCCGGGCAGATCGGTGCCGATGTGGAGCACGCCAAACGCGCGGGCCTGCTGTCTAAATGCGACCTGATGACCAACATGGTGTTTGAATTCACCGACACCCAGGGTGTGATGGGGATGCACTACGCTCGTCACGACGGCGAAGCCGAAGACGTGGCGGTGGCGCTGAACGAGCAGTATCAGCCGCGCTTTGCCGGCGATGAACTGCCGTCTTCCGCGGTAGCCTGTGCGCTGGCGATCGCCGACAAGATGGATACGCTGGCAGGGATTTTCGGCATCGGTCAGCACCCGAAAGGCGATAAAGACCCGTTCGCGTTGCGCCGTGCGGCGCTGGGCGTACTGCGCATCATCGTGGAAAAACGCCTGCCGCTGGACTTGCAAACCCTGACAGAAGAAGCGGTGCGTTTGTACGGCGACAAGCTGACTAACGCCAACGTGGTCGACGATGTCATCGAGTTCATGTTGGGCCGTTTCCGCGCCTGGTATCAGGAAGCAGGCCACAGCGTGGATACCATTCAGGCGGTGCTGGCGCGTCGTCCGACTCGCCCGGCGGATTTCGATGCCCGCGTGAAAGCGGTGAGCCACTTCCGTACACTGGAGCAAGCCGAAGCGCTGGCGGCAGCCAACAAGCGTGTTTCCAACATTCTGGCTAAGTCCACCGAAACGCTGAACGACAGCGTGCAGGCGGCGTTGCTGAAAGAGAAGGAAGAAATCCAACTGGCGACCTACGTTACCGCGCTGACCAGCAAGCTGGCGCCGTGGTTTGCCGAGGGCCGTTATCAGGAAGCGCTGGCGGAACTGGCACAGTTACGTGAGTCAGTCGATAACTTCTTCGATAAGGTGATGGTAAACGCCGATGACGCACAGGTGCGTATCAACCGCCTGACGCTGCTCAACGAACTGCGTAACCTGTTCCTGAAAGTCGCGGATATTTCAGTGTTGCAGTAA
- a CDS encoding sulfite exporter TauE/SafE family protein yields the protein MGIEWMLAYLALGAVVGFMAGLLGIGGGGIMVPVLTALFAGQGVETAHLVHLALGTSMAAIVITAISSLRTHHQHQAVLWPVVWRITPAILVGTFAATWLAALLPTRALAIFFSCFMAYVSLQMVLNIKPKPNRQLPGVPGMSLAGLTIGGISALVAIGGGSLTVPFLTWCNVRIQQAIGTSAAVGLPIALSGALGYMINGWSATGLPAFSVGYVSLPAVALISAVSFFTAPVGARLAHRLPVATLKKAFAGLLLLLSLKMLHTVFAG from the coding sequence ATGGGGATTGAGTGGATGCTGGCCTATCTGGCGCTGGGCGCCGTGGTGGGATTTATGGCCGGGTTACTGGGGATTGGCGGCGGCGGCATCATGGTGCCGGTGTTGACGGCGTTGTTTGCCGGGCAGGGCGTGGAAACGGCGCATCTGGTGCATCTGGCGCTGGGGACCTCCATGGCGGCGATTGTGATCACCGCCATCTCCAGCCTGCGCACCCACCATCAACATCAGGCGGTGCTGTGGCCGGTGGTATGGCGCATCACACCGGCGATTCTGGTAGGGACCTTCGCCGCTACCTGGCTGGCGGCGCTGTTGCCGACTCGCGCGCTGGCGATTTTCTTTTCCTGCTTTATGGCCTATGTCTCGCTGCAAATGGTGCTGAACATCAAGCCCAAACCCAACCGACAGTTGCCGGGTGTGCCGGGCATGTCGCTGGCCGGGCTGACTATCGGCGGTATTTCCGCACTGGTGGCGATTGGCGGCGGCTCGCTCACCGTGCCGTTTCTGACCTGGTGCAACGTACGTATTCAGCAGGCGATCGGCACGTCGGCGGCGGTCGGCTTGCCGATTGCCCTCTCCGGCGCGCTGGGCTACATGATCAACGGCTGGTCCGCTACCGGCCTGCCTGCGTTCAGCGTCGGTTATGTTTCGTTGCCGGCGGTGGCGTTGATCTCGGCGGTCAGCTTCTTCACCGCGCCGGTGGGCGCGCGGCTGGCGCATCGCTTGCCGGTCGCCACCTTGAAAAAAGCGTTTGCCGGATTGTTGTTGCTGTTGAGCCTGAAAATGCTGCATACCGTGTTTGCGGGGTGA
- a CDS encoding N-acetyltransferase yields MIRPYRPQDLEPLVRLWRESTTLAHPFIAPRYWQESEELVRGHYIPHSQTWVYESSQGIGGFISVMDQRFIGALFVHHSLYGQGVGAALMQHIQHRFPMLSLEVYQQNHRACAFYRKQGFTAVQENYQHETQSRLLIMHWQDQALLASVLS; encoded by the coding sequence ATGATTCGACCTTACCGGCCGCAAGACCTGGAGCCGCTGGTACGGCTATGGCGGGAAAGCACCACGCTGGCACACCCGTTTATCGCGCCGCGCTATTGGCAGGAAAGCGAGGAGCTGGTGCGCGGCCACTACATTCCCCACTCGCAAACCTGGGTTTATGAGAGCAGTCAGGGCATCGGCGGTTTTATCAGCGTGATGGATCAACGCTTTATCGGCGCGTTGTTTGTGCACCACAGCCTGTATGGTCAGGGGGTCGGTGCGGCGCTGATGCAACATATTCAGCACCGCTTTCCGATGCTCAGCCTGGAGGTATACCAACAGAACCATCGCGCCTGCGCCTTTTACCGCAAACAGGGATTTACTGCCGTGCAGGAAAATTACCAGCACGAAACCCAGTCACGCTTATTGATCATGCACTGGCAGGATCAGGCGTTGCTCGCCTCCGTTCTCTCCTGA
- the glyQ gene encoding glycine--tRNA ligase subunit alpha, giving the protein MQKFDTKTFQGLILTLQDYWARQGCTIVQPLDMEVGAGTSHPMTCLRALGPEPIAAAYVQPSRRPTDGRYGENPNRLQHYYQFQVIIKPSPDNIQELYLGSLKELGMDPTIHDIRFVEDNWENPTLGAWGLGWEVWLNGMEVTQFTYFQQVGGLECKPVTGEITYGLERLAMYIQGVDSVYDLVWSDGPLGKTTYGDVFHQNEVEQSTYNFEYADVDFLFTCFEQYEKEAQQLLALEKPLPLPAYERILKAAHSFNLLDARKAISVTERQRYILRIRTLTKAVAEAYYASREALGFPMCNRKQS; this is encoded by the coding sequence ATGCAAAAGTTTGATACCAAGACCTTTCAGGGCCTGATCCTGACGTTACAGGATTACTGGGCGCGTCAGGGCTGCACTATTGTCCAACCTCTGGACATGGAAGTCGGCGCCGGCACTTCTCACCCTATGACTTGCCTGCGTGCGCTTGGCCCGGAGCCGATCGCCGCCGCTTATGTGCAACCGTCCCGCCGTCCTACCGACGGCCGCTACGGTGAGAACCCGAACCGCCTGCAACACTACTACCAGTTTCAGGTAATCATTAAGCCGTCGCCGGACAACATTCAGGAACTGTACCTCGGTTCGCTAAAAGAACTGGGGATGGACCCGACCATCCACGATATTCGTTTCGTGGAAGATAACTGGGAAAACCCGACGCTGGGTGCCTGGGGACTGGGCTGGGAAGTGTGGCTGAACGGGATGGAAGTCACCCAGTTCACCTATTTCCAGCAGGTGGGCGGCCTGGAGTGCAAACCGGTGACCGGCGAGATAACCTACGGTCTGGAACGTCTGGCGATGTACATTCAGGGCGTGGACAGCGTTTACGACCTGGTGTGGAGCGACGGCCCGTTGGGTAAAACCACCTACGGCGACGTATTCCATCAGAACGAAGTGGAGCAATCGACCTATAACTTCGAGTACGCCGATGTGGATTTTCTGTTTACCTGCTTCGAGCAGTATGAAAAAGAGGCCCAGCAATTGCTGGCGCTGGAAAAACCGCTGCCGCTGCCTGCTTACGAGCGCATTCTGAAAGCCGCCCACAGCTTCAATCTGCTGGACGCGCGTAAAGCCATTTCCGTGACCGAACGTCAGCGCTACATCCTGCGGATCCGTACCCTGACCAAAGCGGTGGCGGAAGCCTACTATGCCTCCCGCGAGGCGCTGGGCTTCCCGATGTGCAATCGTAAACAGAGCTGA
- a CDS encoding OmpA family protein: MADMGGNLKVFPLKKVGMILALATFTTSCANVHETGQNYGTAIGCISGAVLGGGITYLATGDAKKAAVGGLLGGAAGCAVGNIWQNRERSLAKIAAEEHLAIKTNILKAKEKSNAETVGLVAQVTEGGMFDSDSDQLSADGLRQVRKIAEAMKNSDSNEVILIVGHTDASGNAQLNQSLSERRARNVGQVLQQSGLSARKIYFQGAGSSRPIAENNTESGRSLNRRVEIVSLANEILLKQRIEQEGSNLAYLRYGTASLVDATKVVSNVDHHNAVAKPTEKRAVSTGVPAVVKSEKRSVDTSQENGTSGTEGEVIRSTFVDFGGQPFNSASSSSLASSLKPRSSGFSLISEASASNTLKSCVVDSARITGQVKNLESGASVEPHKTTEYFVGMNGRAWAGLVNNHLVTLSPVKVLKDGAIVVENPHVYITRDYESKENRKADQPMKAVANAWEGEDSILYRIYLQNGNQQSVSCIDLLIPKNSSKVQQGQLFYNNHSKIYMSDYNPART; encoded by the coding sequence ATGGCTGATATGGGGGGTAACTTGAAAGTATTTCCATTAAAGAAAGTGGGTATGATATTGGCACTCGCTACGTTCACAACTAGTTGTGCGAATGTTCATGAAACCGGACAAAATTATGGTACGGCTATTGGCTGTATTAGTGGTGCTGTTTTAGGTGGAGGTATTACTTACCTGGCGACTGGCGATGCCAAAAAAGCAGCGGTAGGAGGGTTGCTAGGCGGGGCTGCCGGATGTGCTGTGGGTAATATTTGGCAAAATCGTGAGAGGAGCTTGGCGAAGATCGCTGCGGAAGAGCATCTTGCTATTAAGACGAATATATTAAAAGCGAAGGAAAAGAGTAATGCAGAAACTGTCGGTTTAGTTGCTCAGGTTACAGAGGGTGGTATGTTTGATTCTGACAGTGATCAACTTTCTGCTGATGGGTTACGGCAAGTCAGAAAGATCGCCGAAGCGATGAAAAATAGCGATAGTAACGAAGTTATTCTTATCGTCGGGCATACCGATGCAAGTGGCAATGCACAATTAAACCAGAGCTTGTCGGAAAGGCGAGCCCGCAATGTTGGGCAGGTGTTACAACAGTCAGGACTCAGCGCACGAAAAATCTACTTTCAAGGTGCGGGTTCTTCTCGCCCGATCGCTGAGAACAATACCGAAAGCGGACGATCATTGAACCGTCGGGTTGAGATTGTGAGTTTAGCGAATGAGATTTTGCTCAAACAGCGTATTGAGCAAGAAGGCAGCAACCTTGCTTATCTGCGTTATGGCACAGCATCGTTAGTTGACGCGACAAAGGTTGTTTCTAATGTTGATCATCATAATGCGGTAGCCAAGCCCACTGAGAAACGAGCTGTTTCGACGGGAGTACCCGCAGTAGTCAAATCAGAAAAGAGGTCAGTAGATACTTCTCAGGAAAATGGTACATCGGGTACGGAGGGGGAAGTAATCCGTAGCACTTTTGTTGATTTCGGTGGTCAGCCTTTTAATAGCGCTTCTTCATCTTCTCTGGCATCCAGTCTTAAGCCTCGTAGTTCTGGCTTTTCTTTGATATCTGAAGCTAGCGCCAGTAATACATTGAAAAGCTGTGTTGTAGATAGTGCCCGTATTACCGGTCAGGTAAAGAATCTTGAAAGTGGGGCGTCGGTAGAACCCCATAAAACGACAGAGTATTTTGTTGGTATGAATGGTAGAGCCTGGGCTGGTCTGGTTAATAACCATCTAGTTACTTTATCCCCGGTTAAAGTGCTCAAAGATGGTGCTATCGTCGTTGAAAATCCACATGTATATATTACACGAGATTATGAATCCAAGGAAAACCGTAAAGCCGATCAGCCGATGAAAGCAGTTGCTAATGCCTGGGAAGGTGAAGATAGCATTCTGTATCGTATTTATTTGCAAAACGGTAACCAGCAATCTGTTTCTTGTATTGATTTGTTGATTCCTAAGAATTCCTCGAAAGTACAGCAGGGTCAGTTATTTTATAATAATCACAGTAAAATTTATATGTCGGATTATAACCCGGCACGTACCTGA